ATAATTGGCAAAGCAGCTGATTTGTTTCCCTTTGCCTGTTTTTGGGGAACATTTTGTTCTGTTCCATTTCTGAGGTCCAAATTTCCAGTAATGTTGACTGAGACATGGAAGCTGAACTTAGGAATAATTCCTGACAACTGATTGTAAGAAAGAATTAACTGCACCAGGGATTgcatttgaataaaaaagtCCGGAATCTCACCAGAAAAATTGTTGTGTGAGAGATCTAAAACTTCCAATACAGTTAGGCTAGAAAGACTGTCTGGGATTGGTCCTTTAAACAGATTGCTACTCAGATTCAAACCAATCTGCAATTTCTCTGGCAACTTCAGAATTGGGCCACTTAGCTGATTTTCTCCAAGTTGGAGCTCTATCAAAGAATTCATGTTCCCAATAGAGACAGGTATGGAACCATTGAGATGGTTGCCTTGTAAATTCAAGTTTCTAAGCTGTTGCAAGTTGGAAAAGGAAGGAGGTATCGAACCAGTAAGCGAGTTCCAGCTAATGTTTAATTGAGACAAAGTCTTTAGCTGGGAAAACTCAACAGGGATTTCTCCACCCAGGTCATTGAGCTGAAGTTTCATAACTTGAAGACGGCTGAGATTACCCAACTGCGCCGGCAATGAACCATTCAATTTATTTTGAGCCAAATTCAACAGTGCCAAATTTTGGCAATTACCCAGTTGTGGAGGTATGGTTCCAGTGAGGCTATTGTTGTCTAGCTCCAAGTAAGTTAAATTTTCAAGAGCTGCAAAATTCAAGGAAGGGATCAAACCATTGAGTGCATTGCTTCCTAATCTCAACCTCACCATGCTTGGAGAAATTTTATCAGGTATTGAACCCTCAAGTGAATTATTGGACAAATCCACAGTCTGCAAATTCGCAGATGACAAAAGGTCTTCTGGAATTGACCCTGTCAACTTGTTGTAACTAAGatccaaattcttcaaatattttGTGAGATCACTAGGAATTGGACCACTAAAATTGTTCTGATTGGCTGCAAAACGCGACAGGGTTGATATACTGGAAAGGGTTGTTGGAATTCCACCATTTAAGTTATTCAGCGAGAGAATTAGAACTTTCAACTTGGCAAGTTCTCCAATTCTACGAGGAATAGACCCTGAAAGACCATTAACACTAAGGTCAATCAATGTTAAATTCCCATAATCTGCAATTTCTTCAGGTATTTCACCAGTGAAATTATTCACAGAAAGCACAAGCTGCTCTAAAGCCTTAGATTTTCCGAGGTTGCTAGGAATACTCCCTCCAAAAAAATTGCGACTAACATTCAAACTTTTGAGATTAACTAATTCATCCAAGAGTAAACTGATGTTACCACCCAAAAAATTGTAAGACAAATCCAAGAACTCTAATTCAACGAAACCAATAAAACTAACCAAAGAACCCCGCAATCCATTCCTACTAAAATTCAACAACTTGAGCCCACCAATTTTCCCACAATATGTGATGAACTCAGAGGGAATTGAGCTGAGTTGATTCTCAGAGACATCAAGCGATTGCAAAGAACTAATATTACAAACTACAGACAAAAATTCAGAGCTAGAGAGACCAAACCCAGATAAAGAAAGCTCAGTAATCAAGGAACCAGCACTACAATTAACTCCCTTCCAGGAACAAGGGTTGGACTGCTTTGTAAGATCCCATCCGACGGCTGAACTGTTGAAAAGCTGAGAAAGTCTGATCATGGTGTCGATTTGGTCTGAAGAAGGTACAGAGAAGGCCAAAGGGtagagtaaaaacaaaaaagaaaggagGAAAGAGGAGAAACAGCCATGAAGACGGAGGATCATTTGAGCTTGGAGATGTAAATGAGAATTTGAGGAAGTTTGTGAAGATTTGCAGGCGGGCGGGGAACAAGGAAATAGGCGATGGTTGGAATTTACGAAGGAAGGAGGGAACTTTTATGAGAAAATGTTGTGGACGTGTTGTTAGGAGTGGAGTTGACTCATGACTTTGATAATTCTTCGTGGCAATATTCCGTTTGCACCCTCAAGATACATCTAATTATTCGACACCGtaagttttagaaaacattaaattaaaccTTTTGTCaacaaaatctttgaaaaaaaaaaattagtgaattGAGTTCAATCAATGTTATAGCGAATTTTGATGCCTTTTGTTTAACAAATTTAAGGGTAGATTGATAATTTTGTAGGATTATTTtctataacaaaatatttaattttagagcAATTTTGTCttgttgttttttaattgacaattaataataaaaatacggtaatatataaaatactctcacttttaacaattttaatagcATCCACAATTTATAgtataaaaatttgtcaaagacTTAAAAGTAATAGAGAAAATTAATCAGTTTCCACAAACTAGTGGATTCTGgaatattaaaacattatttcaGGGATGTGAATGAGAATTTCCCGGAAAGTTGAACAAAATTCCAAGAAAGACTTGACTGACTCTGACTGACTATACCTCCATCCATTTTCGTTTGCcctttattatttaatttccttTTGACCCCTGCCTTTTGAAAACCGTCCACGACCTTACACACTCAcacctaattaaattaaaatttctttttccaaatatcCTATTTTATTCacttattataacaataattaaatataatccatttcttaattataaataataagccatattttattataatacaaaattttgacataaatcTATAATACATATTCTTAACCTTTAATCAATGgcattcaattaaaattcaatgaaacataattatttttagattCATTCGTAGAATTGATTGGTTTATGTTGaatcaaaagataaaaattcgTCACtaatttgtgttgaaaaattaaaatatataagaaaagagaataaaaacatgcgtagttataattaaaatttaataatattttcagttGGGTgcttatttttaaagaatattttcaaagttttctattttaaattatattctttttgctTACATTTTCTGTGTCGTGATTCACGTATATActaaaaagcaaaaaagaaaaaaaaaaaagaagtcaaTTAGTAAAAAGATATGATTATAgaatatattacaaaattggTAATGGGTATTTAGTCAGGACCAAgcataatataaaatacaaataataaataaaatgttagtgtAAATTTTCTTTGATTGAAAAGTGTTCAGTGTGgatagaagaaaaaacaaaataaaagcgCACTAAATTGAAGTGATTGGCACGGACCCTCAACTTGTTTGAATGCCAAACGCGTTTCCTATATGAAAATTGACTTTGGGGTCTTTAGAAGAAATGGATTACAATGTTTTGGTCAAACATGAAATTGCGACAATCCTCCTTAATTAtacatgaaattatttatttggtatTAGATTATTCCTATAAAATAGGCATAAGGCatgtcatttatatatttttatgccAACTTTTTTTgcctttaaattttataagtataacACTCCTCTTCGAAACATATTTTTAGTGGTAATTATCCCTATATGACAAGTCATATGtgaataaatgtatatatttaaataagcgtgtaaaaaaaatgtcttaaaaataaatttagtaatttcaaataaaattattaaccaTAACGtgcataatttcataaaaatttaactaagacaataaaataaatattgtaagatATGCAGTTCAACATGCTGATACACTCGTCTTCTCGCATGTCTTATTGTCTCTCTTACTTGTAAATACAGAACAAATAATACAACGAATATAAATACTTAGTAAATACTCATGATTTCGTTGGTATTTGTTATTAAGTTTTCCCCTAACAAAGTCTCAATGTCGAATGTACCTGACATAATGGTTGGACATTCATCTTAAATGCCTCTTATGGGTATTTGTTCTTGATGCACACTGAATTGGGCACTCATTTTAGGTATCTTCTATACCTATAACCAGGGTAGACACTTGTCGTTTACCTCTTCTTAAATAACAAATCATTTGCATTCCATTTCCAAGGACCAAGACGTCTCATTAATTGGCCTATGTTTCTCAATACTAAAAAGTCTCATCATCTGGGCTTTGACGCGACTCACCCAtagttatatacaattatacctCATTTTTAGACTTGACCCCTTACAATCCCTTTATGAAAATCTTTGACAGAGTCTTACCATCTCATACCATTTTTATGTATCTGATCGGAAATCCGTTTCAAGTGTCTCCTACACCTTTTTATTTAATAGGATATTCATCTTAAATACCTCTTACGTTCATATTCATCAAATTCGAGTATTTGTCTCAAGTATCACTTACATTATCATCatgtattgaattaattctaatttctcttTATTCAAAACCAACACATCTTATcaattgattcaaatattttcaagaCTAGTATTCTCAAATTAGAACATCTCATCAATTAACCTTCATGCACGTAATTATAACTACGTCTTCGAGCTTGGTCCTTTGCGATTCCTCACAGGCGCCAAAATATTGAGCAACCTAAGTCATTGcgagtattttattatttaataattaataagacaaagtatctttattaaaaaaaaactcttccAACCTTACACCACCACCAACTTCAGCTTTCAACTATGCACAATGCCACCATCATGTGCTGTCATCCGCCATCACACAGGGCTTTGGTTTCTTATATGTAAACAAGGTAAAAACAATGTTATCCAGTTTAttgatatgattaaatattattaaaaggtaaaaactAATCTTCTGTTAAATAACTATCATTTGGGTGATCATCATATCTTGCTAAGGGGTGCTCATAGGCTGTGAATCGAGGGTTGATTGATTGTGGAGTAATCCCAATTTGATTCACTACAAATATGACAATGAATCTATATGTCTCACACAATGTGTGATTGATTGCCAAGATTAAAAAGCTTCGGGTATATTGGATTTAGAGTGAATAATATAGGGTTCTTCTCAATTGTGTGTGatatcaatatgtattaatGAGTTATTTAACTCTAGTCCATTCCAAATAGATTCAACACTGTTgttagacatatatatatataagaatttgaaCCTTTAGTAGTCAAATGATAACCTAAAGTTGAGGGGTTAAAATAATGAGAGGTGATAAAGGATAAGTGTTTAGAATTGATTAcatatttatctcattaattttcAACGTTGTGTTTCCCATGATTAGAGAAGATATTCATACATCTTCTTCACCTTTACATGCTCTCACCAAAATCACTCATTCTAACCCGATGGTAAGCTCAAGAATAGAAAGCAAAAGAGTTCTCTATAATGCTCTCTCGATGCTCATATTCTCGCACagttttgttcattttctaAGTAGCCAAACATATTTCTAGAACTAGAACTCACTAATATAAGAGAAAGTCAAGGCTCCATCCTACTCGTTGCCTAGAGCTTTAAGTTGAGCATTGTACCAGAATTAAGTTGAAATTCTGCAAATCAAACATGTCAAGATGGAATGCGTAATCTCAATACTAACAGACATGTCAGGTCTCAATTAAATATACATTCATATAATTGAAGTTTTCATCAAGATTTGGgcaaaaaataatcatttagtCTATATTTAATCCTAAACCTTAAACTTTAATTCTAAAAACTATATTATACAACATTATATTGCAatcaaatgaaataatatattggtCCTATTAGTAGGATATGACATACTGAACATAACCTCAGATTCTTACAATGAAGAAATTAAGCCTTTTATAGGTTGCTCCGTCCTGGTGGCATCAAGTGTACAGTGAGAATTTATGACCTTGTTATTGTAAAGCGACTCCCATTGCTTTTAGgatgagtaaaattatatatataaataaattatataaacttttatgtataaattaagtcaataatttgtaattaaataatatgattgtttactttttcttctaCTTTAAAATCATTGATCAGAAGTAAACATACAAGGGTATACACAAAagtttgtataatatatttttatatataatattactctttcaaAATAtagttcaatatatatttatataaataagtattgcTATATGCACAACTTTTGCATACAAATAACGATatgtcactatataattagatagttaaaaattaaaaataaaacaatatctaatcacattataactcattattatttatacacaaagttGTGGatagattgaaaattaaaaataaaacacacctaattatattataaaacttcattgtttatatataaagttatgcacataattttattgcatgtaaacatttatttatgttttctacTCTTTTCTAATACTTCGGATGATCCGAAGGAAGAAGGAACACATAACTGTGATTAGCCCAGCAGCATAAACACCAGCCGCGACGGCCATAAGTATCACAACTGCAACTGGAATCCGGCTCTGCCTCCTTTCCTTCTCTAGGGAAGCATTTGGTTCTGTTCCATTTCTGAGGCTCAAATTTCCAGAAAGGTTGACTGAGACATGGAAGCTGAACTTAGGAACAATTCCTGACAACTGATTATAAGAAAGAATTAACTGCACCAGGGATTGCATTTGAGTAAAAAATTCTGGAATCTCACCAGAAAAATTGTTGTGTGAGAGATCTAAAACTTCCAATACAGTCAGGCTAGAAAGACTGTCTGGGATTGGTCCTTCAAACAGATTGCTACTCAGATTCAAACCAATCTGCAATTTCTCTGGCAACTTCAGAATTGGGCCACTTAACTGATTTTCTCCAAGTTGGAGCTCTATCAAAGAATTCATGTTCCCAATAGAGTCAGGTATGGAACCACTGAGATGGTTGCCTTGTAAATTCAAGTTTCTAAGTTGTTGCAAGTTGGAAAAGGAAGAAGGTATCGAACCAGTAAGCGAGTTCCAGCTAATGTTTAATTGAGACAAAGTCTTTAGCTGGGAAAACTCAACAGGGATTTCTCCACCCAGGTCATTGAGCTGAAGTTTCATAACTTGAAGACCGCTGAGATTACCCAACTGCGCCGGCAATGAACCATTCAATTTATTTTGAGCCAAATTCAACAGTGCCAAATTTTGGCAATCACCCAGTTGTGGAGGTATGGTTCCAGTGAGCCTATTGCTGTCTAGCTCCAAGTAAGTTAAATTTTCAAGAGCTGCAAAATTCAAGGAAGGGATCGAACCATTGAGTGCATTGCTTCCTAATCTCAACCTAACCATTCTTGGAGAAATTTTATCAGGTATTGAACCCTCAAGTGAATTATAAGACAAATCCAGAGTCTGCAAATTCGCAGATGACAAAAGGTCTTCTGGAATTGAACCTGTCAACTTGTTGTAACTAAGATCCAAATTCTTCAAATGTTTTGTGAGATCACTAGGAATTGGACCACTAAAATTGTTCTGTTTGGCTGCAAAACGCGACAGGGTTGATATACTGGAAAGGTTTGTTGGAATTCCACCATTTAAGTTATTCTGTGAGAGAATTAGAACTTTCAACTTGGCAAGTTCTCCAATTCTACTAGGAATAGACCCTGAAAGATGATTAACACTAAGGTCAATCAATGTTAAATTCCCATAATCTGCAATTTCTTCAGGTATTTCACCAGTGAAACTATTCACAGAAAGCACAAGCTGCTCTAAAGCCTTAGATTTTCCCAGGTTGCTGGGAATACTCCCTCCAAATAAATTGCCACTAACATTCAAACTTTTGAGACTAACTAATTCATCCAAGAGTAAACTGATGTTACCACCCAAAAAATTGTAAGACAAATCCAAGAACTCTAATTCAACAAAACCAATAAAACTAACCAAAGGACCCTTCAATCCATTCCTACTAAAATTCAACAACTTGAGCCCACCAATTTTCCCACAATATGTGAAGAACTCAGAGGGAATTGAGCTCAATTGATTCTCAGAGGCATCAAGCGATTGCAAAGAACTAATATTACAAACAACAGACAAAAATTCAGAGCTAGAGAGACCAAACCCAGATAAAGAAAGCTCAGTAATCAAGGAACCAGCACTACAAGTAACTCCCTTCCAGGAACAAGGGTTGGACTGCTTTGTAACATCCCATCCGACGGCTGAACTGTTGAAAAGCTGAGAAAGTTTGGTCATGGTGGCGATTTGGTATGCAGAAGGTTGAGAAAAAGCCAAAGGGtagagtaaaaacaaaaaagaaaggagGAAAGAGGAGAAACAGCCTTGAAGACGGAGGATCATTTGGGTTTGGAGACGTAAATGAGAAATTGAGGAAGTTCGTTAAGTTTTTCAAGCAGGCGGGGAACAAGGAAATAGATGATGGTtggaaatcaaataaatatataattttgtttattaataattatatgttattataaaaattttaaattaaaaataaaataatatttaattattattatatacaaaattatctatattatttatgtaccgAACAAAAAAATGTTATGGACGTGTTCTTGGGAGTGTTGACTAAGACTTTGATCATTTTCCATGGGATTAATTCCGTTTACACCTTGAAGATAGATCCATCAATTCGGCACCACAACTTTTAGAATGACTTTAAAGAAACCCTTTGTCGAAccaaatctaaaattaatagCTAGTGTTAGTGACTAATTTAATGTGATAACCAATTTTGATGCCTTTTGTTTTAAGGGtagattgataattttataggagtatttttaggccaaaagacttactcccacccaaggtttagtctattgtCAAATTTCAACCtgctaaatttcaaaaacctgAATACCTATGCATCAACggtaaaagttaacaaaatacattaaatctaataataaaataaattttatttaccagttatattaaaataaataaaattttatttcatattttccatcttagtttgaaaaactaataattttttccactAAAAGTTTTGAAACTTACCTATTCTCTCTTAGGGGGcgtttagtttgggtaatatttgattactaaaatagaaagattaccttgaagatagattatttagaagattactgggtataaatgattactatgtttgataaaatttgataggtataaataattattgtgtttggttaaaggtaataaaagattactagtaaattattttacttaaatgcccttgaatataattatttttaaatattttttatattatttgtcatattaattaaaaataaatttatttttatctcaaaagattaataaataataatttttttataataaactcaagattacctcagtaatctttaaatatctaaggtgaaggtggtaatcaaattaccacctatattacctgtcacgtcagcattggtaatagaagattactgtaatcttttattactgacaaaccaaacaagggaataaaagatagattaccaaggtaatcttaaaatcctttaaccaaacgcacccttagggttttctttttttcttcagctTTGTCAATGACTAGAATTTGTCAACGTCTCCATTGCTTGAGTGAAGATTGGCTTTGTCTCTCCCTCTCAGTGCTCTCTCTCCTTTTATATCAACATCTCCTTCAACCAAAGATTGTTGTAGTCATTTGTTCATTTCACATTGCCAGATCGATGCTCTCTTCATCTCAGATCTTTGTTTAACAACAAACCTAGATCAAC
This is a stretch of genomic DNA from Mangifera indica cultivar Alphonso chromosome 11, CATAS_Mindica_2.1, whole genome shotgun sequence. It encodes these proteins:
- the LOC123228669 gene encoding LRR receptor-like serine/threonine-protein kinase GSO1 isoform X2, producing MILRLHGCFSSFLLSFLFLLYPLAFSVPSSDQIDTMIRLSQLFNSSAVGWDLTKQSNPCSWKGVNCSAGSLITELSLSGFGLSSSEFLSVVCNISSLQSLDVSENQLSSIPSEFITYCGKIGGLKLLNFSRNGLRGSLVSFIGFVELEFLDLSYNFLGGNISLLLDELVNLKSLNVSRNFFGGSIPSNLGKSKALEQLVLSVNNFTGEIPEEIADYGNLTLIDLSVNGLSGSIPRRIGELAKLKVLILSLNNLNGGIPTTLSSISTLSRFAANQNNFSGPIPSDLTKYLKNLDLSYNKLTGSIPEDLLSSANLQTVDLSNNSLEGSIPDKISPSMVRLRLGSNALNGLIPSLNFAALENLTYLELDNNSLTGTIPPQLGNCQNLALLNLAQNKLNGSLPAQLGNLSRLQVMKLQLNDLGGEIPVEFSQLKTLSQLNISWNSLTGSIPPSFSNLQQLRNLNLQGNHLNGSIPVSIGNMNSLIELQLGENQLSGPILKLPEKLQIGLNLSSNLFKGPIPDSLSSLTVLEVLDLSHNNFSVNITGNLDLRNGTEQNVPQKQAKGNKSAALPIIIAMVAAIVAVGVTIIALLISRRFYRVNDEHLQVEEELPIPQVIRGNLLTANGIHKSNISFPKAMEAVADPLNIVLKTRFSIYYKAIMPSGMTYVIKKLNWSDKIFQLGSHDKFEQELEVLGKLSNSNVMTPLAYVLTADSAYLFYEDAPKGTLSDVLHGSVGNSLDWASRYSIAVGVAQGLAFLHGLTSSPILLLDLSSRNIMLKSLKEPQVGDIELCKVIDPSKSTGSLSMVAGSVGYIPPEYAYTMRVTMAGNIYSFGVVLLELLTGKPAVCEGTELAKLVLRNSAQHDKWDHILDFSVSSTSLAVRSQMFAVLKVAIACVNVSPEARPKMKSVLRMLLNAR
- the LOC123228669 gene encoding leucine-rich repeat receptor-like tyrosine-protein kinase PXC3 isoform X1, producing MILRLHGCFSSFLLSFLFLLYPLAFSVPSSDQIDTMIRLSQLFNSSAVGWDLTKQSNPCSWKGVNCSAGSLITELSLSGFGLSSSEFLSVVCNISSLQSLDVSENQLSSIPSEFITYCGKIGGLKLLNFSRNGLRGSLVSFIGFVELEFLDLSYNFLGGNISLLLDELVNLKSLNVSRNFFGGSIPSNLGKSKALEQLVLSVNNFTGEIPEEIADYGNLTLIDLSVNGLSGSIPRRIGELAKLKVLILSLNNLNGGIPTTLSSISTLSRFAANQNNFSGPIPSDLTKYLKNLDLSYNKLTGSIPEDLLSSANLQTVDLSNNSLEGSIPDKISPSMVRLRLGSNALNGLIPSLNFAALENLTYLELDNNSLTGTIPPQLGNCQNLALLNLAQNKLNGSLPAQLGNLSRLQVMKLQLNDLGGEIPVEFSQLKTLSQLNISWNSLTGSIPPSFSNLQQLRNLNLQGNHLNGSIPVSIGNMNSLIELQLGENQLSGPILKLPEKLQIGLNLSSNLFKGPIPDSLSSLTVLEVLDLSHNNFSGEIPDFFIQMQSLVQLILSYNQLSGIIPKFSFHVSVNITGNLDLRNGTEQNVPQKQAKGNKSAALPIIIAMVAAIVAVGVTIIALLISRRFYRVNDEHLQVEEELPIPQVIRGNLLTANGIHKSNISFPKAMEAVADPLNIVLKTRFSIYYKAIMPSGMTYVIKKLNWSDKIFQLGSHDKFEQELEVLGKLSNSNVMTPLAYVLTADSAYLFYEDAPKGTLSDVLHGSVGNSLDWASRYSIAVGVAQGLAFLHGLTSSPILLLDLSSRNIMLKSLKEPQVGDIELCKVIDPSKSTGSLSMVAGSVGYIPPEYAYTMRVTMAGNIYSFGVVLLELLTGKPAVCEGTELAKLVLRNSAQHDKWDHILDFSVSSTSLAVRSQMFAVLKVAIACVNVSPEARPKMKSVLRMLLNAR
- the LOC123230049 gene encoding LRR receptor-like serine/threonine-protein kinase RGI5 gives rise to the protein MILRLQGCFSSFLLSFLFLLYPLAFSQPSAYQIATMTKLSQLFNSSAVGWDVTKQSNPCSWKGVTCSAGSLITELSLSGFGLSSSEFLSVVCNISSLQSLDASENQLSSIPSEFFTYCGKIGGLKLLNFSRNGLKGPLVSFIGFVELEFLDLSYNFLGGNISLLLDELVSLKSLNVSGNLFGGSIPSNLGKSKALEQLVLSVNSFTGEIPEEIADYGNLTLIDLSVNHLSGSIPSRIGELAKLKVLILSQNNLNGGIPTNLSSISTLSRFAAKQNNFSGPIPSDLTKHLKNLDLSYNKLTGSIPEDLLSSANLQTLDLSYNSLEGSIPDKISPRMVRLRLGSNALNGSIPSLNFAALENLTYLELDSNRLTGTIPPQLGDCQNLALLNLAQNKLNGSLPAQLGNLSGLQVMKLQLNDLGGEIPVEFSQLKTLSQLNISWNSLTGSIPSSFSNLQQLRNLNLQGNHLSGSIPDSIGNMNSLIELQLGENQLSGPILKLPEKLQIGLNLSSNLFEGPIPDSLSSLTVLEVLDLSHNNFSGEIPEFFTQMQSLVQLILSYNQLSGIVPKFSFHVSVNLSGNLSLRNGTEPNASLEKERRQSRIPVAVVILMAVAAGVYAAGLITVMCSFFLRIIRSIRKE